In Leopardus geoffroyi isolate Oge1 chromosome D1, O.geoffroyi_Oge1_pat1.0, whole genome shotgun sequence, a single window of DNA contains:
- the LOC123600455 gene encoding olfactory receptor 52N4-like has protein sequence MIILNQTDVTPASFILNGIPGLEDMHMWISFPFCSMYAVAMVGNCGLLYLIYYEDSLHRSMYYFLAMLSLTDLVMCSSTIPKALSIFWCHLKEIRFEECLVQMFFIHTFTGMESGVLMLMALDRYVAICYPLRYSTILTNPVIAKVGLATFLRAVFLIIPLIFLTKRLPYCKGNIIHHTYCDQLSVAKLSCGNIKANVIYGLVAAFLIGGFDILCITVSYTMILRAVVSLSSADARQKAFSTCTAHICAIVFSYSPAFFCFFFNRFGSHTIPPSCHIIVANIYLLLPPTMNPIVYGVKTKQIRDCVIRIFSGSKKIKSYST, from the coding sequence ATGATAATTCTGAACCAAACAGATGTGACACCGGCCTCATTCATTCTTAATGGGATCCCAGGACTGGAGGACATGCACATGTGGATTTCCTTCCCATTCTGCTCCATGTATGCTGTGGCAATGGTAGGGAATTGTGGGCTCCTCTACCTCATCTACTATGAGGACTCCCTGCATAGatccatgtattattttttggCAATGCTTTCCCTTACTGACCTTGTCATGTGCTCTAGTACAATCCCTAAAGCTCTCAGCATCTTCTGGTGTCATCTCAAGGAAATTAGATTTGAAGAATGCCTAGTCCAGATGTTCTTCATCCATACCTTCACAGGGATGGAGTCTGGGGTGCTCATGCTTATGGCCCTGgatcgctatgtggccatctgttaCCCTCTGCGCTATTCAACTATCCTCACCAATCCTGTCATTGCAAAGGTTGGGCTTGCTACTTTCCTGAGAGCGGTGTTCCTCATCATTCCCTTGATTTTCCTCACCAAGAGACTACCCTATTGCAAGGGTAATATCATACACCATACCTATTGTGACCAGCTATCGGTAGCAAAGTTATCCTGTGGAAATATCAAGGCCAATGTTATATATGGTCTGGTGGCTGCCTTCCTGATTGGGGGCTTTGACATCCTGTGCATCACAGTCTCCTACACCATGATCCTCCGGGCAGTAGTCAGCCTCTCCTCAGCAGATGCTCGGCAGAAGGCCTTCAGCACCTGCACTGCCCACATCTGTGCCATCGTTTTCTCCTACAGTCCAgccttcttctgcttcttttttaatCGTTTTGGGAGCCACACAATTCCTCCATCTTGCCACATCATTGTGGCCAATATTTATCTGCTCCTGCCTCCCACTATGAACCCTATTGTCTATGGAGTGAAAACCAAGCAGATACGAGACTGTGTCATAAGGATCTTTTCAGgttcaaagaaaatcaaatccTACAGCACATAG
- the LOC123602533 gene encoding olfactory receptor 52N4 yields the protein MLMLNKTNWTPASFILNGVPGLEDMHLWISFPFCSMYAVAMVGNCGLLYLIHLEDSLHRPMYYFLAMLSLTDIVMCSSTIPKALSIFWCHLKEIGFDECLVQMFFVHTFTGMESGVLMLMALDRYVAICYPLRYSTILTNPVIAKVGLATFLRGVFLIIPFTFLTKRLPYCRGNIIPHTYCDHMSVAKLSCGNIKVNVIYGLMVALLIGGFDILCITVSYTMILRAVVSLSSADARQKAFSTCTAHICAIVFSYSPAFFSFFSHRFGGHTIPSSCHIIVANIYLLLPPTMNPIVYGVKTKQIRDCVIRIFSGSKDIKSHSI from the coding sequence ATGCTAATGCTGAATAAAACAAACTGGACTCCAGCCTCATTCATTCTTAATGGAGTCCCAGGACTGGAAGACATGCACCTGTGGATTTCTTTCCCATTCTGCTCCATGTATGCTGTGGCAATGGTAGGGAATTGTGGGCTCCTCTACCTCATCCACTTAGAGGACTCCCTGCACAGGCCCATGTATTACTTTTTAGCTATGCTTTCCCTAACTGATATTGTCATGTGCTCTAGTACAATCCCTAAAGCTCTCAGCATCTTCTGGTGTCATCTCAAAGAAATTGGCTTTGATGAATGTCTGGTACAGATGTTCTTTGTCCACACCTTCACAGGGATGGAGTCTGGGGTGCTCATGCTTATGGCCCTGGACCGTTATGTGGCCATCTGCTACCCTCTGCGCTATTCAACTATCCTCACCAATCCTGTCATTGCAAAGGTTGGGCTTGCTACTTTCCTGAGAGGGGTGTTCCTCATCATTCCCTTCACTTTCCTTACCAAGCGCCTGCCCTACTGCAGAGGGAATATAATTCCTCACACCTACTGTGACCACATGTCTGTAGCCAAGTTATCCTGTGGAAATATCAAGGTCAATGTCATCTATGGTCTGATGGTTGCCCTCCTGATTGGGGGCTTTGATATCTTGTGCATCACAGTCTCCTATACCATGATCCTCCGGGCAGTGGTGAGCCTCTCCTCAGCAGATGCTCGGCAGAAGGCCTTCAGCACCTGCACTGCCCACATCTGTGCCATTGTTTTCTCCTACAGTCcagccttcttctccttcttttcccacCGCTTTGGGGGCCACACAATTCCTTCATCTTGCCACATCATTGTGGCCAATATTTATCTTCTCCTGCCTCCCACTATGAACCCTATTGTCTATGGAGTGAAAACCAAACAGATACGCGACTGTGTCATAAGGATCTTTTCAGGTTCTAAGGACATCAAATCCCACAGCATATAA